One genomic segment of Actinoplanes ianthinogenes includes these proteins:
- a CDS encoding DUF3040 domain-containing protein, producing MLEPRDEREFDSMVSRLRDADPGFTRRCDRMQARQRRRWLILAVLLWAVVPFCLYFGGWTGVLEAVLAVIYGAWLMRKRSRATDTPSWPPSTDRRPTAEA from the coding sequence GTGCTCGAGCCGCGGGATGAGCGGGAATTCGACAGCATGGTGTCCCGGCTGCGAGACGCCGACCCGGGCTTCACCCGGCGGTGCGACCGCATGCAGGCCCGCCAACGCCGGCGCTGGCTGATCCTGGCCGTTCTACTGTGGGCGGTCGTCCCGTTCTGTCTGTATTTCGGCGGATGGACCGGGGTGCTGGAGGCGGTTCTCGCGGTCATTTACGGCGCCTGGCTGATGCGCAAACGCAGCCGGGCGACGGATACCCCGTCCTGGCCGCCGTCGACGGACCGCCGCCCCACCGCGGAAGCCTGA
- a CDS encoding PQQ-binding-like beta-propeller repeat protein → MTTRRRVSVMLSSLLLGLPVPLWDHPGYDAEDSHFNPNATITTFTTAWSARLRQVDESCSGFSAPLVGADQVFVTDTEGVSSYGIDSGDLRLRFTWDNAMDNSTPRMAVAGDLLILANGGCNSQSDPDGRLTALDFYGKTRWKAAMDTPIDAVVVDKGVVLVSGTSPSDVDQVAAYRVRDGHLLWTKSPYASSGVSADGLVPLQKTDGFGVPSGETVAVDIATGRPRWTNRASWHVEAASPTFGRFFATDRSGTFAALNAATGVAGWSVLKQATSLVATDGARVYLSSGSTVSSRDAATGRLLWSRKLPGAVQQPVLAAGLLYTGGLVLNALTGVPAGSTLPGYVVPAGTHLYQVNGPKLTAYAP, encoded by the coding sequence ATGACCACACGCCGTCGTGTCTCCGTCATGCTGTCGTCGCTGCTCCTGGGCTTGCCGGTCCCGCTGTGGGACCACCCCGGCTACGACGCCGAGGACAGCCACTTCAACCCGAACGCGACGATCACCACCTTCACGACAGCCTGGTCGGCCAGGTTGCGCCAGGTCGACGAGAGCTGCTCCGGTTTCTCCGCCCCGCTGGTCGGCGCCGACCAGGTCTTCGTCACCGACACCGAGGGCGTCTCCAGCTACGGCATCGACTCGGGTGACCTGCGGCTGCGCTTCACCTGGGACAACGCCATGGACAACAGCACCCCGCGGATGGCCGTCGCCGGCGACCTGCTGATCCTCGCCAACGGCGGCTGCAACTCCCAGAGCGACCCGGACGGCCGGCTCACCGCCCTGGACTTCTACGGCAAGACGCGCTGGAAGGCCGCCATGGACACCCCGATCGACGCCGTCGTGGTGGACAAGGGGGTGGTCCTGGTCTCCGGCACCTCACCGTCCGATGTCGACCAGGTCGCGGCGTACCGGGTACGCGACGGGCACCTGCTCTGGACCAAGTCGCCGTACGCCTCCAGCGGCGTCTCGGCGGACGGCCTGGTCCCGCTCCAGAAGACGGACGGCTTCGGCGTCCCGTCCGGCGAAACCGTCGCCGTCGACATCGCGACCGGCAGGCCGCGCTGGACCAACCGGGCATCCTGGCATGTCGAGGCGGCCAGCCCGACCTTCGGCCGCTTCTTCGCCACCGACAGATCCGGCACTTTCGCCGCCTTGAACGCGGCGACCGGTGTCGCGGGCTGGTCGGTCCTCAAGCAGGCAACCTCACTGGTGGCCACCGACGGCGCCCGCGTCTATCTGTCCTCCGGCTCGACCGTCTCCAGCCGGGACGCGGCGACCGGCCGCCTCCTGTGGTCACGCAAACTTCCCGGCGCGGTGCAGCAGCCGGTTTTGGCCGCTGGGCTGCTCTACACCGGCGGCCTCGTGTTGAACGCCCTCACCGGAGTCCCGGCCGGCAGCACGCTCCCGGGCTACGTGGTCCCGGCCGGCACCCACCTCTACCAGGTCAACGGCCCCAAACTGACCGCCTACGCCCCCTGA
- a CDS encoding phosphoribosylaminoimidazolesuccinocarboxamide synthase, protein MELLHSGKVRDVYADGDDLILVASDRMSIFDVILPTPIPDKGKILTQLSLWWFDQLSDVVPNHIISSTDVPEQWLGRAIRCERLDMVKVECIARGYLAGSGLKDYQRDGAISGVPLPPGLVEGSKLPEAIFTPTTKEAVGAGHDAPMTFAEVVAQEGQDQAEELRRITLEIYRRGSEIAAGKGILIADTKIELGLKDGELKLGDEVLTPDSSRFWAADEWQPGSVQRYLDKQVLRDWATKETDWDRTEPGPDLPEHVVEATRNRYVEVYERLTGDRWS, encoded by the coding sequence GTGGAGCTGCTGCACTCCGGCAAGGTTCGGGACGTCTATGCCGACGGGGACGACCTCATCCTGGTCGCGTCGGACCGGATGTCGATCTTTGACGTCATCCTGCCGACGCCGATCCCCGACAAGGGCAAGATTCTCACCCAGCTGTCGCTGTGGTGGTTCGACCAGCTCAGTGACGTGGTGCCGAACCACATCATCTCCTCGACCGACGTTCCCGAGCAGTGGCTGGGGCGGGCGATCCGGTGTGAGCGGCTCGACATGGTGAAGGTGGAGTGCATCGCGCGCGGATACCTCGCCGGGTCCGGGCTCAAGGACTACCAGCGGGACGGGGCGATCTCCGGGGTGCCGCTGCCGCCGGGGCTGGTCGAGGGGTCGAAGCTGCCTGAGGCGATCTTCACGCCGACCACCAAGGAGGCGGTCGGGGCCGGGCACGACGCGCCGATGACCTTCGCCGAGGTGGTGGCTCAGGAGGGGCAGGACCAGGCCGAGGAGCTGCGGCGGATCACGCTGGAGATCTACCGGCGGGGGTCGGAGATCGCGGCCGGCAAGGGGATCCTGATCGCGGACACCAAGATCGAACTGGGGCTGAAGGACGGGGAGCTCAAGCTCGGCGACGAGGTGCTGACGCCGGACTCGTCGCGGTTCTGGGCGGCGGACGAGTGGCAGCCGGGGAGCGTGCAGCGGTACCTGGACAAGCAGGTCCTGCGCGACTGGGCGACCAAGGAGACCGACTGGGACCGGACCGAGCCCGGCCCGGACCTGCCCGAGCACGTGGTCGAGGCGACCCGGAACCGGTACGTCGAGGTTTACGAGCGACTGACCGGCGACCGCTGGAGCTGA
- a CDS encoding malonic semialdehyde reductase: protein MDTLSEAGRGLLFTDARTASFFAPVPVTDEELNEIWELAKWPPTQANTQPLRVLYVRTAEGKERLVKHLAEGNRAKSQSAPVVAVLALDTQFHEHVPQVFPHNPGLKDVFEGNPEKRIQDGTFSAALQAGYFIIAARAIGLYAGPMTGFDKAGVDAEFFPDGRFKSLAVVNLGHPAENAYRDRLPRLDSATTVQWA from the coding sequence GTGGATACTCTTTCCGAAGCTGGCCGCGGCCTGCTCTTCACCGACGCGCGCACGGCGTCGTTCTTCGCGCCGGTCCCGGTGACCGACGAGGAGCTCAACGAGATCTGGGAGCTGGCGAAATGGCCGCCCACCCAGGCGAACACCCAGCCGCTGCGGGTGCTCTACGTGCGGACCGCCGAGGGCAAGGAACGCCTGGTGAAGCACCTCGCCGAGGGCAACCGGGCCAAGTCGCAGAGCGCGCCGGTGGTCGCCGTGCTCGCCCTCGACACCCAGTTCCACGAGCACGTCCCGCAGGTTTTCCCGCACAACCCGGGGCTCAAGGACGTCTTCGAGGGCAACCCGGAGAAGCGGATCCAGGACGGTACGTTCAGCGCCGCGCTCCAGGCCGGGTACTTCATCATCGCGGCCCGGGCGATCGGCCTCTACGCCGGCCCGATGACCGGTTTCGACAAGGCCGGCGTGGACGCGGAGTTCTTCCCGGACGGCCGCTTCAAGTCGCTCGCGGTGGTCAACCTCGGGCATCCGGCGGAGAACGCGTACCGGGACCGCCTGCCGCGGCTCGACAGCGCCACGACCGTGCAGTGGGCCTGA
- a CDS encoding winged helix-turn-helix transcriptional regulator: MTAMEQSARACQEKATSLARAFEFLGRRWNAAVLGALESGPAGFRDLSRAIDGISDSVLSNRLSCLANAGLITREVEAGPPVSVSYALTPASRALMPALGQIAQWADEHFPQ, from the coding sequence ATGACGGCGATGGAGCAGAGCGCCCGGGCGTGCCAGGAAAAGGCCACCTCGCTCGCCCGCGCCTTCGAGTTCCTCGGCCGCCGGTGGAACGCGGCGGTTCTCGGCGCTCTGGAGAGCGGCCCGGCCGGCTTCCGCGACCTGTCCCGCGCGATCGACGGGATCAGCGACTCGGTCCTGTCGAACAGGCTGTCCTGCCTGGCCAACGCCGGTCTGATCACCCGCGAGGTGGAGGCCGGCCCGCCGGTGTCGGTGTCCTATGCGCTGACCCCGGCCAGCCGAGCACTGATGCCCGCCCTCGGGCAGATCGCCCAGTGGGCCGACGAACACTTCCCGCAGTGA
- a CDS encoding YDG/SRA domain-containing protein: MDLDELMAETRKLRPRRRRGRLTVNQPVVLLWAARRAVAGESRQVRWSDVRSTLSEAISELGGGIEADPAAVPVLALAQSPLGEIEMAMSAPHSDSHAARWLNSTDPHIGLSSSAFTALHEVEIFEDFAHTVVEKFDEPTARAVLDYFGVQRPLFRGIGEVPGVEVGDTFASRAELHEARVHRALQAGIVGTADKGAESIVVSGGYEDKDYDDWIIYTGHGGWDRDTGKQVADQSPTAPGNAGLITSSLTKAPVRVIRGAHEGNPHAPATGFRYDGLFMVERFWQEPGEHGFSLCRYRLVRLAPTAATISTGADAVHLPPVPSGNSRPGRKLTAAERIVRDVEVVRFTKAAHDCICQICEIRMVIQGRGYAQGAHIRPLGEPHGGPDTPDNMLCLCPNCHVLFDNGEILVDSDLRIISEYPNRGTLRTAESHVINPEFLEYHRGLYPTTKVPAE, translated from the coding sequence GTGGATCTTGACGAGCTGATGGCCGAAACGCGCAAGCTGCGGCCCAGGCGACGCAGGGGTCGCCTGACGGTGAATCAGCCAGTCGTCCTCCTTTGGGCTGCTCGGCGAGCGGTTGCTGGCGAATCTCGACAGGTTAGGTGGTCGGACGTCAGGTCTACTCTTAGCGAGGCGATCTCGGAACTCGGTGGCGGCATCGAGGCAGATCCAGCTGCTGTTCCTGTGCTTGCGCTGGCGCAGTCGCCGCTCGGAGAAATCGAGATGGCCATGTCCGCGCCGCATAGCGACTCGCATGCAGCACGATGGCTTAATAGCACCGATCCTCATATCGGCCTGTCGTCGAGCGCCTTCACGGCGCTGCACGAGGTGGAGATCTTCGAGGACTTTGCGCATACGGTTGTCGAAAAGTTTGATGAACCCACAGCGCGGGCTGTGCTGGATTACTTCGGTGTCCAGCGGCCGTTGTTTCGCGGCATCGGTGAAGTGCCCGGTGTTGAGGTCGGTGACACCTTTGCGAGCCGTGCCGAGCTGCATGAGGCTCGGGTCCACCGTGCATTGCAAGCCGGCATCGTCGGCACCGCCGATAAGGGTGCCGAATCCATCGTCGTCTCAGGGGGATATGAAGACAAAGATTACGATGACTGGATTATTTATACGGGCCATGGAGGTTGGGATCGCGATACTGGAAAGCAGGTCGCCGATCAAAGCCCAACCGCGCCAGGTAATGCAGGGCTAATTACCAGCAGCCTCACTAAGGCTCCGGTGCGAGTGATTCGTGGTGCGCACGAGGGCAATCCGCATGCGCCGGCGACCGGGTTCCGTTACGACGGGCTATTCATGGTCGAAAGGTTCTGGCAGGAACCCGGCGAGCATGGCTTTTCTCTTTGTCGCTATCGCCTTGTTCGCCTCGCGCCAACGGCCGCAACCATATCGACTGGCGCGGACGCCGTGCACCTTCCCCCGGTGCCGAGCGGGAATTCTCGGCCGGGCCGAAAGTTGACAGCGGCAGAAAGAATTGTCCGTGACGTTGAGGTCGTCCGATTCACCAAGGCTGCGCACGACTGTATCTGCCAGATATGTGAAATAAGGATGGTAATACAGGGGCGTGGATACGCCCAGGGTGCTCATATTAGGCCCCTGGGTGAGCCGCACGGTGGCCCTGACACTCCGGACAACATGTTGTGTCTCTGCCCGAACTGTCATGTGCTCTTTGACAATGGCGAGATTTTGGTCGATAGCGACTTGAGAATTATTTCGGAATATCCGAATCGCGGGACACTTCGGACGGCTGAAAGCCACGTGATTAATCCAGAATTCTTGGAGTACCATCGCGGTTTATATCCGACAACAAAGGTGCCCGCTGAATGA